One window of the Desulfomonilia bacterium genome contains the following:
- a CDS encoding formate dehydrogenase accessory protein FdhE: MDWELILKTYPDDREGILSAKSLYESINSVCKNFRLPAINTVEISEGDFKQIVPVLAEICMTAWGNHFKTKPAFDMISAADAFIWGGSINVPESDSTAIGALLNNALRAVLRKLREASPGPEKIETHSGRCAFCGTHARIAFDEESQRVLHCPLCGFSWRFPRIRCTYCGNTDHERLGFFEAEGIVGVRVYFCRECSCFIKVVDAKDKISTDAETMDAITLELDELAKQEGFTPVP; encoded by the coding sequence ATGGACTGGGAACTGATATTAAAAACATATCCGGATGACAGGGAAGGCATTCTCTCGGCAAAAAGCCTTTATGAAAGCATAAATTCTGTCTGTAAAAATTTCAGACTTCCGGCAATTAATACTGTAGAAATTTCGGAAGGTGATTTTAAGCAGATTGTGCCTGTTTTAGCTGAAATATGCATGACGGCATGGGGGAATCATTTTAAAACGAAACCGGCTTTTGATATGATATCCGCTGCTGATGCATTTATCTGGGGTGGCAGCATCAATGTCCCTGAATCAGACAGTACCGCAATCGGTGCCCTCCTTAATAATGCGCTCAGGGCAGTTCTGCGGAAACTGAGGGAAGCCTCTCCCGGGCCAGAAAAGATTGAAACGCATTCAGGCAGGTGCGCATTCTGCGGCACGCATGCACGCATTGCTTTTGACGAGGAGTCGCAACGGGTTCTTCATTGTCCCCTTTGCGGATTTTCATGGAGATTTCCCAGGATCCGGTGTACCTATTGCGGGAATACGGACCATGAGAGGCTTGGCTTCTTCGAGGCTGAGGGCATTGTGGGTGTGAGGGTTTATTTCTGCAGGGAATGCAGCTGTTTTATCAAGGTTGTTGATGCAAAGGATAAAATATCAACCGATGCAGAAACTATGGATGCAATAACGCTTGAGCTGGACGAGCTTGCAAAACAAGAAGGTTTTACCCCTGTTCCCTGA